Proteins co-encoded in one Candida albicans SC5314 chromosome 3, complete sequence genomic window:
- a CDS encoding uncharacterized protein (Protein of unknown function; Hap43-repressed gene; repressed by nitric oxide; Spider biofilm induced), whose protein sequence is MYCYDDMMMETSPSTTATLQFHNNIDYLQYIPSSTTTASSNNDLHYLQDNLMLTTFHKFLKSNPQYKYHDELLFHRLLNICWRRIYKNHNNLKEYNPLEINWDKNSDITWLYGPQLELIEKEKETIPRSCDFEMEVDNISNSSTSVNSTDEDNDDGRLDLFHDDLDNSSISSIESYCSTLEEEEEEKEDHDNDCYYEGDEEDDYSNSNYITNSNCINKRQRKDNITYHTTVIKVNRRHGSSSNIGGGGGGSRRRSTTSTNSSLLDDDDIDVVNAKAKQDEIMYSNYSGNQNHHHGHECLSKKSILKTKTQTQTNNYTTTTTTNNNNSIDCYYQWVFHNNNSNNSKNEGGVRTNTNKQLKKKKVSFNHIVNTREIINGMSVDYDFLDHNCL, encoded by the coding sequence ATGTATTGTTACGATGATATGATGATGGAGACTTCTccatcaacaacagcaaccCTTCAATTTCACAacaatattgattatttacaaTATATACCTTCTTCAACCACAACTGCCTCCTCCAATAACGATCTACATTATTTGCAGGACAATTTAATGTTGACAACTTTccataaatttttaaaatcaaatcctCAATATAAGTATCatgatgaattattatttcatcgattattaaatatatgTTGGCGAAGAATCTATAAAaatcataataatttaaaagaatataaTCCTTTAGAAATTAATTGGGATAAAAATTCCGATATTACTTGGTTATACGGTCCACAAttagaattgattgaaaaagaaaaggaaactATACCCAGAAGTTGTGATTTTGAAATGGAAGTTGATAATATTAGTAATTCTAGTACTAGTGTTAATTCTactgatgaagataatgatgatggtaGATTAGATTTATTTCATGATGATTTAGATAATAGTTCTAtatcttcaattgaatccTATTGTTCAacattagaagaagaagaagaagaaaaagaagatcaTGACAATGATTGTTATTATGAAggtgatgaagaagatgattattcaaattcaaattatattaCTAATAGTAATTGTATTAacaaaagacaaagaaaagataATATCACTTATCATACAACAGTGATAAAAGTTAATAGAAGACatggtagtagtagtaatattggaggaggaggaggaggatCTAGAAGAAGATCAACTACATCTactaattcttctttacttgatgatgatgatattgatgttgTTAATGCTAAAGCAAAACAAGATGAAATAATgtattcaaattattcaggtaatcaaaatcatcatcatggTCATGAATGTTTATCAAAGAAATCCATTCTTAAAACCAAAACTCAAACCCAAACCAACAACTacaccaccactactactactaataataataatagcattgattgttattatcaatGGGTATTccacaataataatagtaataacaGTAAGAATGAAGGAGGTGTAAGGACCAACactaataaacaattgaaaaagaaaaaagtatCATTCAATCATATTGTTAATACTAGAGAAATAATTAATGGAATGTCAGTTGATTATGATTTCTTAGATCacaattgtttataa
- a CDS encoding uncharacterized protein (Ortholog of C. dubliniensis CD36 : Cd36_85460, C. parapsilosis CDC317 : CPAR2_405760, Candida tenuis NRRL Y-1498 : CANTEDRAFT_116052 and Debaryomyces hansenii CBS767 : DEHA2D16940g), translating into MASHSNSNSNSLFQNDKNNNSNRDIAIPTPSNSSSFRNTNTNPTPSIRSPSPSINSYNNNNNNNSAIPTTTTSRSITGMSNASINDSGDSNPQSYDEQISQLNNLNNKKSFDLKTISKHLINQEDSLKTQGGDITRRLYHQMENITGNNNHNNNNNNTDTTGNDLDDNVSIGGNSTFRDGPPPRLRTRSASFSSYLEETRRGSMASDINIPGGFRREFLINKAIQKNQQPPNFLTQNFMEFLSIYGHFAGEDFSDEEEEGDEGDEEYDNGHDGDEVFDEESSLLGNERRGGGSGGGQPFRQLPKKPHSHPQKQPPKGTASVFKTFLLLFKALVGSGVLFLPRAFYNGGMLFSMITLSLFGLLTFFCYIGLIESKTILRLSSFGELGYKTYGKPLKYCILVSILLSQIGFVTTYILFTAENMIAFLSQYVSTKNNLLSQEVLPNWLNRGNLILIQCILLIPLVLIRNLAKLSMVSLISSVFIVIGLLIIFWYSGVNLINNGVGPNITNFNSNSWTMLIGVAVTSFEGIGLILPIQSSMSQPEKFPLVLSISMAIITSIFVGIGTIGYFSFGDKIKSIIILNLPQDQFAVQSILVLYSIAVFLSGPLQLFPAIKIGESLIFRHSKKKSKRQQHQHGSTDESNTNNTDDNDGKLYHQSGKYNPQVKWLKNGFRAISVIFICSLAYLNADNIDKFVSFNGCFACIPLVYIYPPLIHLKSIQSKQQQQQQQTGRSKSDQLFIWLDYLLIVVGIATVIYSSYQIIFLN; encoded by the coding sequence atGGCGTCacattcaaattcaaattcaaattctttatttcaaaatgatAAGAATAACAACAGTAATAGAGATATAGCTATACCTACACCAAgtaattcatcatcatttcGTAATACTAATACCAACCCAACACCTTCCATTAGACTGCCATCACCTTCTATAAATagttacaacaacaacaacaacaacaatagtgCCATTCCTACAACAACCACTAGTAGATCAATAACTGGGATGTCTAACGCTTCCATTAATGATTCAGGTGATTCTAACCCACAAAGTTATGATGAACAAATTTctcaattaaataatttaaacaataaaaaatcttttgatttgaaaactaTTAGTAAAcatttaattaatcaaGAAGATAGTTTAAAGACTCAAGGTGGTGATATCACTAGAAGATTATATCATCAGATGGAAAACATAACCGGTAACaataatcataataataataataataacactGATACTACTGGTAATGATTTGGATGATAATGTTAGTATTGGAGGTAATAGTACTTTCCGTGATGGACCACCACCAAGATTAAGAACTAGAAGTGCGTCATTTTCAAGTTATTTAGAAGAAACTAGACGAGGTTCAATGGCTAGTGATATCAATATACCGGGTGGATTCAGACGagaatttttaattaataaagcTATACAAAAGAATCAACAACCACCTAATTTCCTTACTCAAAATTTTATGGAATTTTTAAGTATTTATGGTCATTTTGCTGGTGAAGATTTtagtgatgaagaagaagaaggtgATGAAGGTGATGAAGAGTATGATAATGGGCatgatggtgatgaagTTTTCGATGAAGAATCAAGTTTATTGGGTAATGAACGAAGAGGAGGTGGAAGCGGCGGCGGACAACCATTTAGACAATTACCAAAGAAACCTCATTCTCATCCTCAAAAACAACCACCAAAAGGTACTGCATCGGTTTTCAAAAcctttttattattatttaaagcATTAGTTGGTTCAGGAGTGTTATTTTTACCAAGAGCATTTTATAATGGAGGAATGTTATTTTCTATGATTACTTTGAGTTTATTTGGCTtattaacttttttttgttatattGGATTAATTGAATCTAAAACTATATTGAGGTTGTCTTCATTTGGTGAATTAGGTTATAAAACTTATGGGAAACCTTTGAAATATTGTATTTTGGtgtcaattcttttaaGTCAAATTGGATTTGTCACTacttatattttatttacaGCAGAAAACATGATTGCATTTTTATCTCAATATGTATCTaccaaaaacaatttgttgTCACAGGAGGTTCTTCCAAATTGGTTAAATCGTggtaatttgattttgattcaatgTATTCTATTAATCCCTTTGGTATTAATTCGAAATTTGGCTAAATTATCAATGgtttcattaatttcatcagtatttattgttattggattattaattatattttggtATTCAGGagtaaatttaattaataatggtGTTGGCCCCAATATTacaaattttaattctaaTAGTTGGACAATGTTAATTGGGGTTGCTGTTACTTCATTTGAAGGAATTGGTTTAATTTTACCCATTCAATCATCAATGAGTCAACCAGAAAAATTCCCTCTTGTTTTGTCTATTAGTATGGCTATTATTACCAGTATTTTTGTTGGTATTGGAACTATtggatatttttcatttggtgataaaattaaatcaatcattattttgaatttaccTCAAGATCAATTTGCTGTACAATCTATTTTAGTATTGTATTCTATTGCGGTATTTTTATCAGGACCATTACAATTGTTCCCAGCTATCAAAATTGGtgaatcattaattttcCGTcattcaaagaaaaaatcaaaacgccaacaacatcaacatgGTAGTACTGACGAAagtaatactaataatactGATGATAACGATGGTAAATTATATCATCAATCAGGTAAATATAATCCACAAGTGAAATGGTTGAAAAATGGATTTAGAGCAATTTCAGtgatatttatttgttCACTTGCTTATTTAAATGCtgataatattgataaatttgtttcatttaatgGTTGTTTTGCTTGTATCCCCTTGGTATACATTTATCCCCcattaattcatttgaaatcaattcaatcaaaacaacaacaacaacaacaacaaacagGTAGATCAAAATCAgatcaattatttatttggttagattatttgttgattgtaGTAGGAATTGCCACAGTGATTTATTCAAGttatcaaattatattcTTAAACTAA
- the TEA1 gene encoding Tea1p (Putative transcription factor with zinc cluster DNA-binding motif; has similarity to S. cerevisiae Tea1p; Hap43p-repressed gene) has protein sequence MSINSSTSTTNKRKRKNPSTTTPPPPTTPHPAPPRTEKRISCQRCRTRKIKCNYELPCFNCKRDGSQCIQPIDMRSKRLKATEVITLQKKLDLMIKFINDCKKLPNAEAKQQFISQTNLDELINDGSIVLDNGDSTNGDGDVLHVANHDEDVTHNNSAIYGPTSVYDDSLMHNHKPNTKHKQITIDKSNSNDDNNSKGEINKDENRNVGNNSSINYNNNINTLNNRIDNNSSNLINVINKMNKDPDILKCIQLFFIWQYPDHNMFIFREAFLIDFFNPKKNMLYCSKTLILSICSLGAKMSTEETIYNRSKEFYQESKYLLLNSLHQPSITSLQSFMLLAFYDICNGQNSSGWMLSGCAMRMGYDLGFQLNPELWFVKSKGENNTINNLSKLDVEIRSRIYWGCYMADHFISLLLGRPSILKISDASIPVTSDLPDLEWIDDFTYNGYIKKKKLHKRSKSKHRKDEHEDDKDDLKSPGKHKHQEVSYISDPLNQIINLINISDNILNDIFTKTDEEQPQEHQQEQQQQQQQQQQKSNEDLNLKSRWEKLSQYNSQIMAWKKNLPKDLRWNRTKLGKTGENPTYSGIRYYYYILLLCLNRPFVGIDQDNHNNHDTNNNDNNDNNDSDDSDDNLSPLSICLNAIDDLYESINRFQKKHGYRGGSIFIVYSSILSISILLLTNSRIQLASEQKNRLHFFMDVLYGCSKTWKLAEKSYNLITEKLKHLYEAGELKDVFEFIIEKKSSPSATNTSGNGLNEASGNNNNNNSQSIESNEFKLPINNKTLSKLKHNQQNTNNSLPTYDTTDTINSTSGATTTNNSTTFSMDQNLMEAPTPLSTISNGVNNNNNNGGGGGGRNSSSATDFLTDDNVDFLGGPPVLMTADLFNEDWEALFPDYIFNSKN, from the coding sequence atgtcaatcaattcatcaacttctactactaataaacggaaaagaaaaaacccATCTACAACAACCCCACCTCCTCCTACAACTCCACATCCAGCACCACCACGTACGGAAAAGAGAATATCATGTCAGAGATGTCGAACACGGAAAATCAAATGTAATTATGAATTACCatgtttcaattgtaaaCGAGATGGATCTCAATGCATTCAACCTATCGATATGAGATCAAAACGTCTTAAAGCTACAGAAGTTATAACAttacaaaagaaattggatttaatgattaaatttatcaatgattGTAAAAAATTACCTAATGCAGAagcaaaacaacaattcaTTTCTCAAACTAATTTagatgaattgattaatgatGGCAGTATTGTTTTGGATAATGGTGATAGTACtaatggtgatggtgatgtTTTACATGTTGCTAATCATGATGAGGATGTAACCCATAATAATAGTGCCATTTATGGACCCACATCTGTCTATGATGATAGTCTAATGCATAATCATAAACCTAATACTAAACATAAACAAATTACAATTGACAAAAGTAACagtaatgatgataataacaGTAAAGGGGAAATCAACAAAGATGAGAATAGAAATGTGGgtaataatagtagtattaactacaacaacaatattaataCTTTAAATAATAGAATTGATAACAATAGCAGCAACCTTATAAATGTTATTaacaaaatgaataaaGATCCTGATATCTTAAAATGTAtacaattatttttcatttggCAATATCCAGATCATAATATGTTTATATTCCGTGAAgcatttttaattgattttttcaacccTAAGAAAAACATGTTATATTGTTCTAAAACATTAATTCTTAGTATATGTTCACTTGGAGCTAAAATGTCAACTGAAGAAACCATTTATAATCGTTCTAAAGAATTTTATCAAGAActgaaatatttattattgaattctCTTCATCAGCCTTCAATTACATCATTACAAAGTTTTATGTTATTGGCATTTTATGATATTTGTAATGGACAAAATTCAAGTGGATGGATGTTATCTGGATGTGCCATGAGAATGGGATATGATTTAGgatttcaattaaatccTGAACTTTGGTTTGTTAAATCAAAGGGtgaaaataatactattaataatttaagtAAATTAGATGTGGAAATTAGATCAAGAATTTATTGGGGGTGTTATATGGCCGATCATTTTATTAGTTTATTATTGGGTAGAccttcaattttgaaaatatctGATGCATCAATCCCTGTGACTAGTGATTTACCAGATTTGGAATggattgatgattttaCATATAATGGATACattaaaaagaagaaattacACAAACGGTCTAAATCAAAACATCGAAAAGACGAACATGAAGATGATAaagatgatttgaaatctCCTGGGAAACATAAACATCAAGAAGTTTCATATATTTCTGATccattaaatcaaatcattaatttaatcaatatttCTGATAACATATTGAATGACATCTTTACTAAAACTGATGAAGAACAACCACAAGAGCATCAACAAgagcaacagcaacaacaacaacaacaacaacaaaaatccaatgaagatttaaatttgaaatcacgATGGGAGAAATTATCACAATATAATTCTCAAATTATGGCTTGGAAGAAAAACTTACCTAAAGATTTACGATGGAATAGAACTAAATTGGGTAAAACAGGGGAAAATCCAACTTATTCAGGTATAcgatattattattatattttattattatgtttAAATCGTCCATTTGTTGGAATTGATCAAGATAATCATAACAACCATgatacaaataataatgataacaaTGATAACAATGATAGCGATGATAGCGATGATAATTTATCTCctttatcaatttgtttgaatgctattgatgatttatatgaatcaattaatcgattccaaaaaaaacatgGATATAGAGGTGGTTCAATTTTCATTGTTTATTCctcaattttatcaatttcaatattattattaactaATTCAAGAATCCAATTAGCAagtgaacaaaaaaatcgattacatttttttatgGATGTTTTATATGGATGTTCTAAAACTTGGAAATTGGCAGAAAAATcttataatttaattacggaaaaattgaaacatcTTTATGAAGCAGGAGAGTTGAAAGAtgtatttgaatttatcattgaaaaaaaatcatctCCATCGGCGACCAATACAAGTGGAAACGGATTGAATGAAGCCAgtggtaataataataataataattctcaatcaattgaaagcaatgaatttaaattgccaatcaataataaaacacTTTCAAAGTTGAAGcataatcaacaaaacaCTAATAATTCTCTTCCTACTTATGATACTACCGATACCATCAATTCTACTTCAGGTGCTACCACTACTAACAATAGTACTACATTTTCAATGGATCAAAACCTTATGGAAGCACCAACTCCATTATCCACAATAAGCAATGGAgttaacaataacaacaacaatggtggtggtggtggtggtagaaatagtagtagtgcAACTGATTTCTTGACAGAtgataatgttgatttCTTGGGTGGTCCACCAGTTTTAATGACAGctgatttatttaatgaagATTGGGAAGCATTATTTCCTgattatatatttaattcGAAAAATTGA
- a CDS encoding uncharacterized protein (Has domain(s) with predicted intracellular localization), translating to MSSRKSLFPDSSSDLLHSDSSLSFLFGNKREESNQEQEQSLNTILGGNLHQLKPDQVEKIISTKYNNDPIQLIQQLSLDLTKKETELVVLRQEKFRREQKLYKLLQKLGNLSTIEIDQELNQVDDKLNKNIDKIIHDMIQVAIDDEIVPPRSKEIPKEDSQVRKKKKKKKRQNPQRNNNQSDKDAKYKAKRKSDPKMCEKTDSQQPFQSKNSFFTKTDTSPEFSIPKAPVELQNFRSQSLLQHPGSEKKSNSFRFPLLVQNEEVDIDKYGFVKEFRSNTPMTHQSSSASASASASESSSPLPHGQQQHPEPSYESSAILINNHNSHSKLHLIDQLKQISQIHDSTNLYIEKEWENLINDINRQFYTNHYQNNEPKQKQTKKDNDDDRELYWRFGIRGSNLLQLKNNQQFYYPFINLINQYGIPNKYRRILWLELSGANNIRINGEYQELLLNNKTSSGSDGDNKMDALIKSNIEQIELDLHRTLPSNFYFNNFLELKPGIKFYKLKRILYTFVKRNPHIGYVQGMNKIVGTLLLLEDNDNNNNGNSEDDNEEDTFWLFIAIVEEILPKYSPPNDKNFFNSIDEIYQDNLKLKNLLSSSSSLPNLSNHLNKFNIEIEILLMNWWLTLFIDLKFIELDTWFKIFDNLLITNVDDIGDEEDDIDDNSNNYHHRRRIILPAMTLAILKNLENYLINLNSRDLIYQFLNHGDDKFKIKFSDLMKHYNYFLKRKEVIDAFR from the coding sequence ATGAGTTCAAGAAAATCACTTTTTCCTGATTCTTCATCAGATCTACTACATTCTGATTCATCAttgtcttttttatttggaaaCAAACGAGAAGAATCAaatcaagaacaagaacaatcATTAAACACCATATTAGGCGGTAATTTAcatcaattaaaaccagaccaagttgaaaaaatcattcTGACTAAATACAATAATGATCCCatacaattgattcaacaattatcattagatttaacgaaaaaagaaactgaGTTGGTGGTATTACGACAAGAGAAATTCCGTCGAGAGcaaaaattatataaattattacaaaaattagGGAATCTTTCCACGATTGAGATTgatcaagaattgaatcaagttgatgataaattgaataaaaatataGATAAGATAATTCATGATATGATACAAGTGGCTATTGACGATGAAATTGTACCACCACGGTCAAAGGAGATTCCCAAAGAAGATCTGCAAgtgaggaagaagaagaagaagaagaaaagacaAAACCCACAAAGGAATAACAATCAGAGTGATAAGGATGCAAAATATAAAGCAAAGAGAAAATCTGATCCTAAGATGTGTGAAAAAACTGATAGTCAACAACCATTTCAATCGAAGAACTCGTTTTTTACCAAAACTGATACGTCGCCAGAATTCTCAATACCAAAAGCACCCGttgaattacaaaatttcCGAAGTCAATCATTATTACAACATCCTGGTTCTGAAAAGAaatccaattcttttaGATTTCCTTTACTTGTACAAAATGAAGAAGtagatattgataaatatggATTTGTTAAAGAATTCAGAAGTAATACCCCAATGACCCATCAGTCATCATCTGCTTCTGCTTCTGCTTCTGCTTCTGAATCTTCATCCCCGCTACCTCATggacaacaacaacatccaGAACCATCCTACGAATCATCAGCAATACTTATAAACAACCATAATAGTCATTCTAAATTACATTTgattgatcaattgaaacaaatatCTCAAATCCatgattcaacaaatttatatattgaaaaagaatgggagaatttaattaatgatattaaCCGACAATTTTATAccaatcattatcaaaacaacGAACCGAAACAGaaacaaaccaaaaaagatAATGACGATGATCGAGAATTATATTGGAGATTTGGTATTAGAGGTAGTAATCttttacaattgaaaaataatcaacaattttattatccatttattaatttaatcaatcaatatgGGATACCTAATAAATATCGACGAATATTATGGTTAGAATTATCAGGAGCAAATAATATTCGAATCAATGGTGAATATCAAGAATTACTactaaataataaaactagtagtggtagtgatggtgataataaaatggatgcattgataaaatcaaatattgaacaaattgaattagatTTACATCGAACATTACCATCgaatttttatttcaataattttttagaattaaaaccaggaatcaaattttataaattaaaacgAATCTTGTATACTTTTGTTAAAAGAAATCCTCATATTGGTTATGTTCAAGGTATGAATAAAATTGTCGGTACTTTATTACTACTAGAAGATAAcgataacaacaacaatggcAATTCTGAAGATGACAACGAGGAAGACACATTTTGGCTTTTCATTGcaattgttgaagaaattttacCTAAATATTCACCAcctaatgataaaaattttttcaattcaattgatgaaatttatcaagataatttaaaattgaaaaatttattatcatcatcatcatcattaccCAATTTATCgaatcatttaaataaatttaatattgaaattgaaattttattaatgaattggtGGTTaactttatttattgatttaaaattcATTGAATTAGATACATggtttaaaatttttgataatttattaatcaccaatgttgatgatattggtgatgaagaagatgatattgatgataatagtAACAACTACCATCATCGACGAAGAATTATATTACCGGCTATGACATTGGCTATActtaaaaatttggaaaattatttaattaacTTAAATTCTCGTGATTTaatatatcaatttttaaatcatggtgatgataaatttaaaataaaattttctgatttaatgaaacattataattatttcttAAAACGTAAAGAAGTAATAGATGCATTTCGTTAA